From Lampris incognitus isolate fLamInc1 chromosome 13, fLamInc1.hap2, whole genome shotgun sequence, one genomic window encodes:
- the tmem87b gene encoding transmembrane protein 87A gives MADSVRTRGRPVGRPSRLWTARVVLLAVFLSDAGVVMAAPETGRWSVTVVNTSRPLLLRKSMYKDTDVKLKVVSFGCPEEVTFVIHWYLKYYPCHNEFNNVDEMYERTPLSRGESLDPNPLGPGEYIEHKYKPFTCNSGLRSFAMLNRAKADPRPVFPPVKGAMQDDNYTRWITEEFDSLNINIKNSSMMLKDDVIATTWKDGPYLLVVKILSDKQEANWNLTVNVVMKGTHGFISVTEWPLMIFYMVMCIVYILYALLWFLWAACYWKDLLRIQFWIAGVIFLGMVEKAVFCAEYENTNTVGSASPGLLIFAELVSALKRTLARLLVIIVSLGYGIVKPRLGSVMHRVVGLGVLYFAFASIEGVLRITGGRDDGLALITVVALAVFDSCSMWFIFVSLAQTIKTLKLRRNPVKLSLYRHFTNTLIFAVIASIVFMVWTTKKFRLADCQSDWIELWVDDAFWRFLFSIILLVIMFLWRPSANNQRYAFTPLIDDSDDEEIEEFLASSNIADGIKLRATKNETNGSVKMAAANPDEDLKWVEDNIPSSLTDVALPVLLDSDEEIMTTKYEMSKME, from the exons ATGGCTGATTCGGTGAGGACGCGGGGCCGTCCCGTCGGAAGACCGTCCCGTCTCTGGACGGCTCGCGTCGTCCTCTTGGCCGTTTTTCTCAGCGACGCGGGTGTCGTCATGGCAGCGCCGGAGACGGGGCGGTGGAGCGTTACAGTCGTCAAT ACCTCAAGACCTTTGCTGTTAAGAAAATCAATGTATAAAGACACGGACGTTAAACTGAAAG TTGTGTCTTTTGGCTGTCCGGAGGAGGTGACATTCGTCATTCACTGGTATCTAAAATACTACCCTTGTCACAACGAATTCAATAACGTTGAT GAAATGTACGAGAGAACACCATTAAGTCGTGGGGAGAGTCTGGACCCCAACCCTCTCGGACCAGGAGAGTACATCGAACACAAATACAAGCCCTTCACGTGTAACAGTGGACTGCGCTCCTTTGCCATGCTTAAC AGAGCCAAGGCAGATCCACGTCCGGTGTTTCCACCTGTCAAGGGTGCAATGCAA GATGACAATTACACCAGATGGATAACCGAGGAGTTTGACAGTTTGAACATTAACATAAAGAACAGCAGCATGATGCTGAAAGATGATGTCATTGCGACCACATGGAAGGACGGGCCCTACCTATTAGTTGTCAAAATTTTGTCAGATAAACAGGAGGCCAATTGGAATTTAACAG TTAATGTGGTGATGAAAGGCACCCATGGCTTCATTTCTGTCACAGAATGGCCCCTTATGATT TTCTACATGGTGATGTGCATCGTGTATATCCTGTATGCCCTGCTGTGGTTCCTCTGGGCAGCCTGCTACTGGAAAGACCTGCTGAGGATCCAGTTCTGGATAGCAGGCGTCATCTTCCTTGGCATGGTGGAGAAGGCTGTATTCTGCGCCGAATATGAGAACACCAACACCGTCGGCTCTGCCT CCCCTGGCCTGTTGATCTTTGCAGAGTTGGTCTCTGCCCTCAAGAGGACCTTGGCTCGGCTGCTTGTCATCATTGTCAGTCTGGGCTATGGCATTGTGAA GCCTCGACTGGGGTCCGTGATGCACAGAGTGGTGGGCCTTGGTGTCCTTTACTTTGCCTTTGCTAGTATTGAGGGTGTCCTGAGGATTACCGGG GGTCGGGACGATGGCCTAGCTCTCATTACAGTCGTAGCTCTGGCTGTGTTTGACTCCTGCTCCATGTGGTTCATAT TTGTCAGCCTGGCACAAACCATCAAGACACTAAAGCTGAGAAGAAATCCTGTCAAGTTGTCTCTTTACAGGCACTTCACAAACACGTTGATTTTTGCTGTGATAG CTTCCATAGTTTTCATGGTGTGGACAACCAAAAAATTCCGGCTAGCAGATTGTCAGTCT GATTGGATCGAGTTGTGGGTAGACGATGCCTTCTGGAGGTTCTTGTTTTCCATCATACTTCTTGTCATCATGTTTTTATGGAGACCATCTGCGAACAACCAAAG GTACGCATTCACGCCATTGATAGACGACTCTGATGATGAGGAGATTGAGGAGTTCCTTGCCTCTTCAAATATAG CTGACGGTATAAAGCTGAGGGCGACTAAGAACGAGACGAACGGCTCGGTGAAGATGGCGGCAGCAAACCCG GATGAAGACTTGAAGTGGGTGGAAGATAACATTCCTAGCTCTCTAACAGATGT AGCTCTTCCAGTCCTGCTGGACTCCGACGAG GAAATCATGACTACTAAATATGAGATGTCAAAAATGGAGTGA